The genomic interval AGGGTACTCATGTATTCCATCATCTGTTTGACTTCGGCAATATTTCTACCTTCAAAATGCAACCAATCATAATCATCAAGTACTAGCTTGCTAAAATGAGACGCTAAATATTCGGGTAAATCGCGTACATGAATAATCGTACGCGAACCATTGTGTTGATTGCTGACTATATAGGAGGTTGGGACTTTGCCCTGAGTAACTTGATGGGCTGGTGACCAATCAATTTGGTGGCAATCAAAATCATCATAAATATACTTAGCATCTGGCTCATCAGCCAATACACCAGCCCAACTACACTCATGGCCTAGTTGACTGAGCACAACTAACGTATTGGCAGTGTTGCCGCCGCGACCAATACGCTGCGAGGTAGCGCGTTGTTCGCTGTCCTCTGATGGATAGCGATCAACACTGTTGACAATATCCAGCGTAGCATTACCTACGCCAAGAATTCTAGCCATGACTAGCGACGAATAACCATTAGTGGTATATATTTGATATTAATAATGTCTAGCACTACCCAAATAGCCACCATGTATAGAATATAGTGCCA from Gammaproteobacteria bacterium carries:
- a CDS encoding ketohexokinase; the encoded protein is MARILGVGNATLDIVNSVDRYPSEDSEQRATSQRIGRGGNTANTLVVLSQLGHECSWAGVLADEPDAKYIYDDFDCHQIDWSPAHQVTQGKVPTSYIVSNQHNGSRTIIHVRDLPEYLASHFSKLVLDDYDWLHFEGRNIAEVKQMMEYMSTLHPDIPVSLEIEKQREGIEQLFDYPDVLIFSRTFVEQSTYYEPMPFLTDMRKLYQANYLICCWGEQGAYAIDEKGESIHSPAHPVSPVVETLGAGDTFNAALINALIQQEPLGAALYQACELAAYKCGITGFKFELDNDREQEPA